In Deinococcus maricopensis DSM 21211, the sequence ACAGCCGCGCGATACGCCATCGCGCCATCCCACCCTGGAATCCCACACCCAGGGCTGTCCCGCTCCGCCGCGCGGGGGAAACGAACATGAAAAACTGGCAATGCTCCTGGGTGCCCGGCACGATGAACCGCGTTCAGATCAAAGGCGAAAACGCCAGCACCGAAACCACCATCGACAAACTCGTCCGCGCCTTCGGCGCGCCGATCCTCACGGACCTGTACCTCCGGGGCCGCGCGGTCATCAGCACCGAACGCGACCTCCTCAAGATCCTCGCGTAAGCCAAGACCCCACGCCGCCCCGGCCCGCGCCGGGGCGGCGTCGTCATTCCCGCGCGGTACGATGCCCAGCATGACCCGCCCCGACACGTTCGACGTGCCCGCCATGCTCCGCGACCTGCAGACCCTCGTGGAACTCGAATCGCCCAGCGACGACCTCGACGCCGTCATGCGCGTGCAGGACCACGTGGACGCCTGGATGCGCGACCTCGGCGCCGACGTCCACACCCTGCCTGGCAGCACCCGCCGCTACACCCTCGGCCCGCAGGACCGGCCCGTGCTGATCCTCATGCACGCCGACACCGTCTGGCCGCACGGCACGCTCGGCCGCCTCCCGTTCCGCATTGAGGACGACCGCGCGTACGGCCCCGGCACGTACGACATGAAAGGCGGCATCGTCATGGCCGTCCACGCGCTGCGCGCCGTGCGCGGCCAGCTGCCGCACGGCATCGAGGTGCTGCTCACGCCCGACGAGGAAACCGGCTCGGCCAGCAGCCGCGCCCACATCGAGGACGCTGCCGGGCACGCCCGCGCCGTCCTCGTCGTCGAGCCGCCTGTCGCGGACACGCACGCCCTCAAGACCGGCCGCAAAGGCGTCGGCGACTACACCCTGCACCTGCACGGCGTCGCCTCGCACGCCGGCAACCAGCCGAAACTCGGCGCGAGCGCCGTCGCCGAAGCCGCCCGCCTGATCCTGCAGGTCAACGACCTCGGCAACGACGACCTCGGCACCACCGTCAACGCCACCGTCATCCGGGGCGGCACCGCCCGCAACGTCATCCCCGCCGACGCCACCGTCGACATTGACGTGCGCGTGCAGCGCATGAGCGAAGCCGAACGCGTCCACGCCGCCCTGCACAACTTGAAAACCACCGACCCGCGCGTCACGCTCAGCGTCGCCGGTGACATCAACCGCCCCCCCTTCGAGCGCACCGACGGCACGGCCCGCCTGTACAGCCGCGCGCAGGCCGCCGCCCGCGACCTCGGCTTCGAGGTGAGTGAAGCGTTCGTCGGCGGCGGCAGCGACGGCAACTTCACGGCGCCCATCGCTCCTACCCTCGACGGCCTCGGCGCGCCCGGCGACGGCGCCCACGCCGACCACGAGCACGTCCGCATCGACCGCCTCGCCCTGCACACCGCGCTGCTCGCGCGCCTCATCCTCGACCCCGGCGTCGAATCCGCCTGAGGTCCACACCATGTTCTTCAAACGCACCCCCAAAAACCCGTACGTCAAACAAGACGACCAGAACACCTTCCGCGTGCGCCTCCGCACCGCCCGCCACGGCGACCCCATCGAGGTGCGCTTCACCAAAAGCGCCCACATCGGCATCGACGACGACGGCACGTACGTCTTCCGCAAGGGCTTCGTGAGCGACCCGCACTTCGACCGTGGCGAGTTGACGGTCCGTTTCGACCGCAAGTACAACGTCACCAGCGCCGACGCGGACGGCGCGGAACTGCTGCCCATCAGCGACTGGGCCTGACCCTCTCCGGGCGGGCCGATGAGCAACGGATACTCGGCCTGCCCCGCCCCGTACGATCACCGCGGTATGCGAAAACACGCCTCTCTGCTGGCCGCCCTGCCGGTCCTGCTCGCCGCGTGCGGCACGACCACCTCGACCCTCACCACGCCCGCCGTGACGCCCCAGACGCTGAGCGGCGCCGCCACCAACCCGTACGAACGCGGCCCCGCTCCCACCACCGCCCTGCTCGAAGCGGCCCGCGGACCGTACGCCACCGCCTCCACCACCGTGCCGCGCAGCAGCGTCAGCGACTTCGGCGGCGCCACCATCTACTACCCGACTAGCACCGCCGACGGCACCTTCGGCGGCGTCGCCATCTCGCCCGGGTACACCGGCACGCAGGCGAGCGTCGCGTGGCTCGGGCCGCGCCTCGCGTCGCACGGGTTCGTGGTCATCGTCATCGACACCCTCTCCCGCTACGACTACCCCTCCTCACGCGGGGACCAGCTGCGCGCCGCGCTGCGCTACCTCACGACCAGCAGTGCCGTGCGCACGCGCGTGGACGCCACCCGCCTCGCCGTCATGGGCCACAGCATGGGCGGCGGCGGCGCCCTCGAAGCCGCCAAGGATAACCCCGCCCTCAAAGCCGCCATTCCGCTCACGCCCTGGAACACCGACAAGTCCTGGCCGGAACTCACCACGCCGACCCTGATCTTCGGCGCGCAGAACGACAGCGTCGCGCCCGTCAGCTCGCACGCCATCCCGTTCTATACCAGCCTCGCCAGCACGCTTCCCAAGGCGTACCTGGAACTGCGCGGCGCCAGCCACGGCGCCCCCACCAGCACGAACACCACCATCGCCAAGTACGCTGTCGCGTGGCTCAAGCGCTTTGAGGACGCCGACCGCCGCTACGACCCGTTCCTGTGCCCCACGCCCGCCGTCAGCACCCTGCTGTCCGACGCGCGCAGCACCTGCCCGTTCAACTGAGCGGCACCAGGCGCGCGGCCGCCCACCCGGGCGGCCGCGCGGTCCATGACGGGCCACTCCCCGGGTTCACGGCGCGGCCGCGACGGCCTCCACCTCGATCAGCAGCGCCTCGTGCACCAGCCGCGACACCTGCACAGCGCTGCTCGCCGGCGGCGCCGCCGTGTTCACGAACTCGTCGCGCACCTCCCGCATCGCCGCGAGGTGCGCGAAATCCGTCAGGAAGAACGTCAGCTTCACGACCGCGTCGAACGTCAGGCCCACCGCCGCGAGCGCCACGCGGAGGTTCTCGAACACCTGCCGCGCCTGCGCGCGGAAGTCGCCCTCACCCACCACGCGGCCCTGCGCGTCCACCGCGATCTGACCGGACACGTACACCGTGCGCCCACCGCGCACCTCCGCCACGTGCGAGTACCCGGGCGCGCGCCCCAGCGCGGGCACCTGCACCAACCGAACGACCGGCCCTTCAGACGTCATGCTGCATCCTACCCGTCCGCGCCCGCCCCTGCTCTAGCCAACCCACCGGCCCGCTCGGGCGCGCGTGGTACACAGGGGCATGCGCGCGAGCTTCGTGTATTTCGCCTGGTGGTTTACCTGACCGCCGGGAACTGATCCGCGTACCTCGCCTGATCAACGCCGCCCGGACCCACCCCCGGGCGGCGCGTTCTTTTCCTCGCCCTCACCCCAGGAAGGACCCCGCCATGACCACACCGGGAACGCCCACCGAGAACCTCCACGTCACCACCTTCGAACCCGTCATCACGCCGCGGGAACTGAAGACGGCGCTGCCGCTGACGGCGCGCGCGGAACGCACGGTGCTCGCCGCGCGCGACGCCATCCGCGCGATCCTGCACGGCCACGACGACCGCCTGCTGCTGATCCTCGGACCGTGCAGCATCCACGACGAGCACGCCGCCCTCGACTACGCTCACCGCCTCGCGCACCTCCGCGAACGCACCCGTGACCGCCTTGAGCTCGTCATGCGCGTGTACGTCGAGAAGCCCCGCACCACCGTCGGCTGGCGCGGCTTCCTCACCGACCCTCACATGAACGGCGCCTACGACCTCAGCACCGGCCTGCACCGCACGCGCGCACTGATGGGCCGCATCAACGAACTGGGGCTGCCCGTCGCCACGGAACTGCTCGACCCGTTCGTGCCGCAGTACCTGTTCGACCTGCTCGCGTGGGGGTGCCTGGGGGCGCGCACCGTCGAGAGCCAGACGCACCGCGTCATGGCGAGCGCCGTGAGTGCCCCCATGGGCTTCAAGAACGGCACGGGCGGCAGCGTCAAGCTCGCGGTGGACGCCATCACCGCCGCGAAGCACCCGCACGCATTCTTCACCATCACCGAGGACGCCCGCGCGTGCATCGTGCACACCAGCGGCAACCCGGACGGGCACGTGATCCTGCGGGGCGGCACGCCGGGCCCCAACTTCGACGCCCACAGCGTCGCCGACACCGAAGCCCTGCTGCGCGCTGCCGGGCATCACCCCGCCATCCTCGTCGACTGCTCCCACGCCAACAGCCGCAGCGACCACACCCGCCAGGCCCACGTCTGGCGCGACGTCCTTCAGCAGCGCGCCCGTGGCACCACCAGCCTCAAGGGCCTCATGCTCGAAAGTCACCTCCACCCCGGCAAGCAGCCCCTCACCCCCGCCGGTCAACCCCTCCAGTACGGCGTCAGCGTCACCGACGCCTGCCTCGGCTGGACCGACACCGAAGCCCTCGTCTGGGACGCCTACGAAACCCTCCAATAACGGCTACGCGAGAAGGCCCCGCCACTTCTGGCGGGGCCTTCTCGCGCCGGTCAGGGGCGCTCGACGAACAGCGGCCGGTCGCTCGCGCGCGCCACGCCCGCCTGCACCGCGCGGCGGTACAGTTCACGCACGGCCCGCTCCCCCTCCGCGCCCACATCCAGGCTGAAATCGTTCACGTACAGGTCGATGTGCGCCTGCATCACGTCGTCACTCATCTCCAGCGCGTGCTGACGAATGTACCCCTTGGGCTCCTGTGGATGCGCGTACGCGTACTCCAAGCTGGCGCGCACCGCCTCGTTCAGCGCCCACTGCGTCGCGCGCGGCAGGTCGC encodes:
- a CDS encoding M20 family metallopeptidase → MPSMTRPDTFDVPAMLRDLQTLVELESPSDDLDAVMRVQDHVDAWMRDLGADVHTLPGSTRRYTLGPQDRPVLILMHADTVWPHGTLGRLPFRIEDDRAYGPGTYDMKGGIVMAVHALRAVRGQLPHGIEVLLTPDEETGSASSRAHIEDAAGHARAVLVVEPPVADTHALKTGRKGVGDYTLHLHGVASHAGNQPKLGASAVAEAARLILQVNDLGNDDLGTTVNATVIRGGTARNVIPADATVDIDVRVQRMSEAERVHAALHNLKTTDPRVTLSVAGDINRPPFERTDGTARLYSRAQAAARDLGFEVSEAFVGGGSDGNFTAPIAPTLDGLGAPGDGAHADHEHVRIDRLALHTALLARLILDPGVESA
- a CDS encoding dienelactone hydrolase family protein gives rise to the protein MRKHASLLAALPVLLAACGTTTSTLTTPAVTPQTLSGAATNPYERGPAPTTALLEAARGPYATASTTVPRSSVSDFGGATIYYPTSTADGTFGGVAISPGYTGTQASVAWLGPRLASHGFVVIVIDTLSRYDYPSSRGDQLRAALRYLTTSSAVRTRVDATRLAVMGHSMGGGGALEAAKDNPALKAAIPLTPWNTDKSWPELTTPTLIFGAQNDSVAPVSSHAIPFYTSLASTLPKAYLELRGASHGAPTSTNTTIAKYAVAWLKRFEDADRRYDPFLCPTPAVSTLLSDARSTCPFN
- a CDS encoding RidA family protein, giving the protein MTSEGPVVRLVQVPALGRAPGYSHVAEVRGGRTVYVSGQIAVDAQGRVVGEGDFRAQARQVFENLRVALAAVGLTFDAVVKLTFFLTDFAHLAAMREVRDEFVNTAAPPASSAVQVSRLVHEALLIEVEAVAAAP
- a CDS encoding 3-deoxy-7-phosphoheptulonate synthase; this encodes MTTPGTPTENLHVTTFEPVITPRELKTALPLTARAERTVLAARDAIRAILHGHDDRLLLILGPCSIHDEHAALDYAHRLAHLRERTRDRLELVMRVYVEKPRTTVGWRGFLTDPHMNGAYDLSTGLHRTRALMGRINELGLPVATELLDPFVPQYLFDLLAWGCLGARTVESQTHRVMASAVSAPMGFKNGTGGSVKLAVDAITAAKHPHAFFTITEDARACIVHTSGNPDGHVILRGGTPGPNFDAHSVADTEALLRAAGHHPAILVDCSHANSRSDHTRQAHVWRDVLQQRARGTTSLKGLMLESHLHPGKQPLTPAGQPLQYGVSVTDACLGWTDTEALVWDAYETLQ